Proteins found in one Vigna radiata var. radiata cultivar VC1973A unplaced genomic scaffold, Vradiata_ver6 scaffold_83, whole genome shotgun sequence genomic segment:
- the LOC106754123 gene encoding uncharacterized protein LOC106754123 isoform X2, with translation MGEHEGCGQPPSGMLPNGLLPNEAASVIRVLDMERWLKAEERTAELIACIQPNPPSEERRHAVADYVQRLIMKCFPCQVFTFGSVPLKTYLPDGDIDLTAFSKNQNLKDAWAHQVHDMLQNEEKDENAEFHVKEVQYIQAEVKIIKCLVENIVVDISFNQLGGLCTLCFLEEVDNLINQNHLFKRSIILIKAWCYYESRILGAHHGLISTYALETLVLYIFHVFNNSFAGPLEVLYRFLEFFSKFDWDNFCVSLWGPVPIGSLPDVTAEPPRKDGGDLLLSKLFLDACSSVYAVFPAGQENQGQPFTSKHFNVIDPLRVNNNLGRSVSKGNFFRIRSAFAFGAKRLARLLDCPKEDLFLEVNQFFMNTWVRHGTGQRPDALSHDLWRLTSSSHDQSHGSDNLQKNNNKTENTCNHEFQVKGVHASQSVLSQHSILSSKSLSKSSGDSKANQNNARNFDQVKREANCNQGARVDKGQRNAKPSNAFNDVPGRLLFARTCSSPELTDSYGEIPRQGRHAKAPESGKGPASSATLENSHRKHLGSDMPASYAVRIDDSSGRKIISHQVLDSSADSNNGSNSYDNESGHGIVGEEFASVSGVGGTHMMHQEEQDLLNMMTSTATEGFSGQNQIPVNLAPGHIPLPLSPSILASMGYAHRNMGNIPLIESFNWGNNVQFPQGLVPSPWTPYFPGIGLTSNPEDLSETGNENFNSVEMSPAEADKDFWHEQERAGARGIDVDNGNFEMVPDDKRQSSSGGYNFIPSSHVGSSSNSATQPTFTKENRVSIREEHIDSPKYQDGRGNGPYFDERIANSWLPSEPSSSSFRSKTSSESSWEGPSAKSSKSTREKRGKKNTSSLPSAAYGKGKNVSDISSNLVDDENRQRAPLSTTASDMSDRSTGLLAVAPVHVPRQPVSGSEVVRTSGSDSVLPMAPVLISHGSRQRTGDNSGVVPLAFYPTGPPVPFVTMLPLYNFPTTQSSHTPTSNFHVEDADNNDRGQSFDSSEVHDLPEVLSSSNSMGRAAIDTVEPTLDILNGDFVSHWKNLQYGRICQNSRQPDSINYPSSVVVPPVYLQSRFPWDGPGRPQSANVNLFTQLMNYGPHLVPVAPLHSVSNRPANIYQRFIDDIPRHRSGTGTYLPNPVSVRDRHSTSTRRGNNNYDRSDQHGEREGNWNVNSKLRTSGRNHYRSQAERSSSRPEKLPTGESHSERSWGSHRPDSFVSHQSGPVQLNTSQNSLSNLAYGMYSLPGLRPSGISSNGPTIPPVVMWYSYDHNAGYGTPAEQLEFGTLGPMGFPGVNEVSLINEGSQSGGAFEEQRFNGGTAQQSSPDQPASPKFRRGL, from the exons ATGGGCGAGCATGAGGGTTGTGGACAGCCACCAAGTGGGATGTTGCCTAACGGCTTGCTGCCCAATGAGGCCGCATCGGTGATTCGAGTGCTTGACATGGAGCGATGGTTGAAGGCTGAGGAAAGGACTGCAGAGCTAATTGCCTGCATCCAGCCGAATCCGCCCTCCGAGGAGCGCCGCCATGCAGTTGCAGATTATGTGCAGCGGCTGATCATGAAGTGCTTCCCTTGCCAG GTGTTCACCTTTGGGTCAGTACCCCTCAAAACTTATTTACCTGATGGAGATATTGATCTGACAGCATTCAGCAAGAACCAAAATCTGAAGGATGCGTGGGCACACCAGGTTCATGACATGCTCCAGAATGAGGAAAAGGATGAAAATGCAGAGTTTCATGTCAAAGAGGTTCAGTACATCCAGGCGGAA GTGAAGATTATAAAGTGTCTTGTTGAGAATATTGTGGTGGACATTTCATTTAACCAACTTGGAGGATTGTGCACCCTTTGTTTTCTTGAGGAG GTTGATAATTTGATTAACCAAAACCATTTATTCAAGCGTAGCATTATACTTATAAAAGCCTGGTGTTACTACGAGAGTCGTATACTTGGTGCCCACCATGGACTTATCTCAACTTACGCATTAGAAACTTTGGTTCTTTACATATTTCATGTTTTCAACAATTCCTTTGCTGGACCTCTTGAG GTGCTGTATAGGTTTTTGGAGTTCTTTAGTAAGTTTGATTGGGACAATTTCTGTGTAAGTCTATGGGGTCCTGTACCCATCGGTTCACTTCCAGATGTGACAG CTGAACCTCCTCGGAAAGATGGTGGAGATTTATTGCTCAGCAAGTTATTTCTTGATGCCTGCAGTTCAGTTTATGCTGTTTTCCCTGCTGGCCAAGAAAATCAGGGGCAACCATTTACATCCAAGCATTTCAATGTTATTGATCCTTTGCGTGTCAACAATAACCTTGGGCGTAGTGTCAGCAAAG GAAATTTCTTTAGAATTCGCAGTGCTTTTGCATTTGGGGCCAAAAGGCTTGCTAGATTGCTTGATTGCCCGAAGGAGGATTTGTTTTTAGAAGTTAATCAATTCTTTATGAACACTTGGGTCAGACATGGAACTGGGCAGCGACCTGATGCTTTGAGCCATGACTTATGGCGTTTGACATCATCTAGTCATGACCAATCACACGGGTCTGACAATCTccagaaaaataacaataaaactgAGAATACCTGTAATCATGAATTTCAAGTTAAAGGGGTGCATGCTTCACAGAGTGTTCTATCTCAACACAGTATACTGTCCTCTAAAAGTTTATCTAAGAGTAGTGGTGATTCTAAAGCTAACCAAAATAATGCAAGGAATTTTGATCAGGTCAAAAGGGAAGCTAACTGCAATCAAGGTGCTCGGGTTGATAAAGGACAGAGAAATGCTAAACCAAGTAACGCATTCAATGATGTCCCAGGAAGACTTTTATTTGCAAGAACATGTTCTAGTCCTGAGTTGACAGACTCTTATGGTGAAATTCCTAGGCAAGGAAGACATGCAAAAGCCCCAGAAAGTGGGAAAGGACCAGCATCCTCTGCAACGTTGGAGAATAGTCACAGGAAGCATCTTGGTTCTGACATGCCTGCTAGTTATGCTGTTAGAATTGATGATTCATCTGGTAGGAAAATAATATCACATCAGGTTCTTGACAGCAGTGCTGATTCAAACAATGGCTCAAATAGTTATGATAATGAATCTGGCCACGGCATTGTGGGTGAAGAGTTTGCTTCTGTTTCTGGAGTAGGTGGAACACATATGATGCATCAGGAGGAGCAGGACCTTTTGAACATGATGACATCAACCGCAACTGAAGGTTTCAGTGGTCAGAATCAAATACCAGTGAATTTAGCTCCAGGTCACATACCACTTCCACTTTCCCCTTCCATTCTTGCATCAATGGGATATGCTCATAGGAACATGGGTAACATTCCCTTAATTGAGTCCTTCAATTGGGGTAATAATGTGCAATTTCCCCAAGGTTTAGTCCCTTCCCCCTGGACTCCATATTTTCCTGGCATAGGATTGACCTCAAATCCTGAAGATTTAAGCGAAACTGGTAATGAGAATTTCAATTCTGTTGAAATGAGTCCAGCAGAAGCTGATAAAGATTTCTGGCATGAGCAAGAAAGGGCTGGTGCTAGGGGGATTGACGTTGATAATGGTAATTTTGAAATGGTTCCAGATGATAAGCGACAGTCAAGTTCTGGTGGTTATAACTTTATACCATCATCTCATGTTGGCAGCTCTAGTAATTCTGCCACACAGCCAACATTTACTAAAGAAAATCGAGTTTCTATAAGAGAAGAGCACATTGATAGTCCTAAATATCAAGATGGCCGAGGAAATGGTCCATATTTTGATGAAAGGATTGCAAATTCTTGGTTGCCCAGTGAACCATCCTCAAGCTCATTCAGGAGTAAGACGTCTTCAGAAAGCTCTTGGGAGGGACCGTCTGCCAAATCTTCAAAATCAACTAGGGAAAAAAGAGGGAAGAAAAATACTTCCTCACTGCCATCAGCTGCTTATGGTAAGGGCAAGAATGTCTCAGATATTTCCTCTAATCTTGTGGATGATGAAAACAGACAACGGGCACCTCTGTCAACTACAGCATCTGATATGTCAGATAGAAGCACTGGGCTGCTCGCTGTTGCCCCTGTGCATGTTCCAAGGCAACCGGTGTCCGGTTCTGAAGTGGTTCGAACAAGTGGATCAGATTCTGTGTTACCCATGGCTCCAGTGCTTATAAGTCATGGTTCTCGCCAAAGAACAGGGGATAATTCTGGGGTTGTTCCATTGGCGTTCTATCCCACAGGGCCACCAGTACCATTTGTTACCATGCTTCCATTATATAATTTTCCCACTACTCAATCCTCTCACACACCAACAAGCAATTTCCATGTGGAAGATGCAGATAACAATGACCGTGGTCAGAGTTTTGATTCATCTGAGGTGCATGATCTGCCTGAGGTGTTGAGCTCTTCCAATTCTATGGGAAGAGCTGCTATTGACACAGTAGAGCCCACGCTTGACATTCTTAATGGTGACTTTGTTAGCCATTGGAAAAATTTGCAGTATGGGCGAATTTGTCAAAATTCACGCCAACCTGATTCTATTAACTATCCTTCATCTGTTGTGGTACCTCCTGTTTATTTGCAGAGTCGTTTTCCCTGGGATGGTCCTGGAAGACCACAGTCAGCTAATGTGAATCTTTTCACTCAGCTTATGAACTATGGGCCACATCTAGTGCCTGTTGCACCTCTCCATTCAGTTTCCAACAGACCAGCCAATATTTACCAACGATTCATAGATGACATACCACGGCATCGAAGTGGGACAGGAACCTACCTGCCAAATCCT GTTTCTGTTCGGGATAGACATTCTACAAGCACCAGAAGGGGTAATAACAACTATGACAGAAGTGATCAGCATGGTGAGAGAGAAGGGAATTGGAATGTTAACTCAAAGTTGAGAACAAGTGGGCGTAACCATTACCGCAGTCAAGCTGAGAGATCAAGCTCAAGGCCGGAAAAGTTGCCAACAGGTGAGAGCCATTCTGAAAGATCGTGGGGTTCACATAGACCTGATTCTTTTGTTTCACACCAGAGTGGTCCTGTCCAGTTAAATACCTCGCAGAACAGTCTATCCAATTTGGCTTATGGAATGTACTCTCTACCGGGCTTGCGCCCCAGTGGGATATCATCAAATGGACCAACAATTCCACCTGTTGTAATGTGGTATTCATACGATCATAATGCTGGCTACGGCACACCAGCAGAACAGCTCGAATTTGGAACTCTAGGACCTATGGGTTTCCCTGGTGTCAATGAAGTATCGCTGATCAATGAGGGAAGCCAATCTGGTGGAGCTTTTGAGGAGCAAAGGTTTAATGGTGGCACTGCCCAACAATCGTCACCTGATCAACCTGCTTCACCCAAGTTCCGAAG GGGGCTTTGA
- the LOC106754123 gene encoding uncharacterized protein LOC106754123 isoform X1 has product MGEHEGCGQPPSGMLPNGLLPNEAASVIRVLDMERWLKAEERTAELIACIQPNPPSEERRHAVADYVQRLIMKCFPCQVFTFGSVPLKTYLPDGDIDLTAFSKNQNLKDAWAHQVHDMLQNEEKDENAEFHVKEVQYIQAEVKIIKCLVENIVVDISFNQLGGLCTLCFLEEVDNLINQNHLFKRSIILIKAWCYYESRILGAHHGLISTYALETLVLYIFHVFNNSFAGPLEVLYRFLEFFSKFDWDNFCVSLWGPVPIGSLPDVTAEPPRKDGGDLLLSKLFLDACSSVYAVFPAGQENQGQPFTSKHFNVIDPLRVNNNLGRSVSKGNFFRIRSAFAFGAKRLARLLDCPKEDLFLEVNQFFMNTWVRHGTGQRPDALSHDLWRLTSSSHDQSHGSDNLQKNNNKTENTCNHEFQVKGVHASQSVLSQHSILSSKSLSKSSGDSKANQNNARNFDQVKREANCNQGARVDKGQRNAKPSNAFNDVPGRLLFARTCSSPELTDSYGEIPRQGRHAKAPESGKGPASSATLENSHRKHLGSDMPASYAVRIDDSSGRKIISHQVLDSSADSNNGSNSYDNESGHGIVGEEFASVSGVGGTHMMHQEEQDLLNMMTSTATEGFSGQNQIPVNLAPGHIPLPLSPSILASMGYAHRNMGNIPLIESFNWGNNVQFPQGLVPSPWTPYFPGIGLTSNPEDLSETGNENFNSVEMSPAEADKDFWHEQERAGARGIDVDNGNFEMVPDDKRQSSSGGYNFIPSSHVGSSSNSATQPTFTKENRVSIREEHIDSPKYQDGRGNGPYFDERIANSWLPSEPSSSSFRSKTSSESSWEGPSAKSSKSTREKRGKKNTSSLPSAAYGKGKNVSDISSNLVDDENRQRAPLSTTASDMSDRSTGLLAVAPVHVPRQPVSGSEVVRTSGSDSVLPMAPVLISHGSRQRTGDNSGVVPLAFYPTGPPVPFVTMLPLYNFPTTQSSHTPTSNFHVEDADNNDRGQSFDSSEVHDLPEVLSSSNSMGRAAIDTVEPTLDILNGDFVSHWKNLQYGRICQNSRQPDSINYPSSVVVPPVYLQSRFPWDGPGRPQSANVNLFTQLMNYGPHLVPVAPLHSVSNRPANIYQRFIDDIPRHRSGTGTYLPNPKVSVRDRHSTSTRRGNNNYDRSDQHGEREGNWNVNSKLRTSGRNHYRSQAERSSSRPEKLPTGESHSERSWGSHRPDSFVSHQSGPVQLNTSQNSLSNLAYGMYSLPGLRPSGISSNGPTIPPVVMWYSYDHNAGYGTPAEQLEFGTLGPMGFPGVNEVSLINEGSQSGGAFEEQRFNGGTAQQSSPDQPASPKFRRGL; this is encoded by the exons ATGGGCGAGCATGAGGGTTGTGGACAGCCACCAAGTGGGATGTTGCCTAACGGCTTGCTGCCCAATGAGGCCGCATCGGTGATTCGAGTGCTTGACATGGAGCGATGGTTGAAGGCTGAGGAAAGGACTGCAGAGCTAATTGCCTGCATCCAGCCGAATCCGCCCTCCGAGGAGCGCCGCCATGCAGTTGCAGATTATGTGCAGCGGCTGATCATGAAGTGCTTCCCTTGCCAG GTGTTCACCTTTGGGTCAGTACCCCTCAAAACTTATTTACCTGATGGAGATATTGATCTGACAGCATTCAGCAAGAACCAAAATCTGAAGGATGCGTGGGCACACCAGGTTCATGACATGCTCCAGAATGAGGAAAAGGATGAAAATGCAGAGTTTCATGTCAAAGAGGTTCAGTACATCCAGGCGGAA GTGAAGATTATAAAGTGTCTTGTTGAGAATATTGTGGTGGACATTTCATTTAACCAACTTGGAGGATTGTGCACCCTTTGTTTTCTTGAGGAG GTTGATAATTTGATTAACCAAAACCATTTATTCAAGCGTAGCATTATACTTATAAAAGCCTGGTGTTACTACGAGAGTCGTATACTTGGTGCCCACCATGGACTTATCTCAACTTACGCATTAGAAACTTTGGTTCTTTACATATTTCATGTTTTCAACAATTCCTTTGCTGGACCTCTTGAG GTGCTGTATAGGTTTTTGGAGTTCTTTAGTAAGTTTGATTGGGACAATTTCTGTGTAAGTCTATGGGGTCCTGTACCCATCGGTTCACTTCCAGATGTGACAG CTGAACCTCCTCGGAAAGATGGTGGAGATTTATTGCTCAGCAAGTTATTTCTTGATGCCTGCAGTTCAGTTTATGCTGTTTTCCCTGCTGGCCAAGAAAATCAGGGGCAACCATTTACATCCAAGCATTTCAATGTTATTGATCCTTTGCGTGTCAACAATAACCTTGGGCGTAGTGTCAGCAAAG GAAATTTCTTTAGAATTCGCAGTGCTTTTGCATTTGGGGCCAAAAGGCTTGCTAGATTGCTTGATTGCCCGAAGGAGGATTTGTTTTTAGAAGTTAATCAATTCTTTATGAACACTTGGGTCAGACATGGAACTGGGCAGCGACCTGATGCTTTGAGCCATGACTTATGGCGTTTGACATCATCTAGTCATGACCAATCACACGGGTCTGACAATCTccagaaaaataacaataaaactgAGAATACCTGTAATCATGAATTTCAAGTTAAAGGGGTGCATGCTTCACAGAGTGTTCTATCTCAACACAGTATACTGTCCTCTAAAAGTTTATCTAAGAGTAGTGGTGATTCTAAAGCTAACCAAAATAATGCAAGGAATTTTGATCAGGTCAAAAGGGAAGCTAACTGCAATCAAGGTGCTCGGGTTGATAAAGGACAGAGAAATGCTAAACCAAGTAACGCATTCAATGATGTCCCAGGAAGACTTTTATTTGCAAGAACATGTTCTAGTCCTGAGTTGACAGACTCTTATGGTGAAATTCCTAGGCAAGGAAGACATGCAAAAGCCCCAGAAAGTGGGAAAGGACCAGCATCCTCTGCAACGTTGGAGAATAGTCACAGGAAGCATCTTGGTTCTGACATGCCTGCTAGTTATGCTGTTAGAATTGATGATTCATCTGGTAGGAAAATAATATCACATCAGGTTCTTGACAGCAGTGCTGATTCAAACAATGGCTCAAATAGTTATGATAATGAATCTGGCCACGGCATTGTGGGTGAAGAGTTTGCTTCTGTTTCTGGAGTAGGTGGAACACATATGATGCATCAGGAGGAGCAGGACCTTTTGAACATGATGACATCAACCGCAACTGAAGGTTTCAGTGGTCAGAATCAAATACCAGTGAATTTAGCTCCAGGTCACATACCACTTCCACTTTCCCCTTCCATTCTTGCATCAATGGGATATGCTCATAGGAACATGGGTAACATTCCCTTAATTGAGTCCTTCAATTGGGGTAATAATGTGCAATTTCCCCAAGGTTTAGTCCCTTCCCCCTGGACTCCATATTTTCCTGGCATAGGATTGACCTCAAATCCTGAAGATTTAAGCGAAACTGGTAATGAGAATTTCAATTCTGTTGAAATGAGTCCAGCAGAAGCTGATAAAGATTTCTGGCATGAGCAAGAAAGGGCTGGTGCTAGGGGGATTGACGTTGATAATGGTAATTTTGAAATGGTTCCAGATGATAAGCGACAGTCAAGTTCTGGTGGTTATAACTTTATACCATCATCTCATGTTGGCAGCTCTAGTAATTCTGCCACACAGCCAACATTTACTAAAGAAAATCGAGTTTCTATAAGAGAAGAGCACATTGATAGTCCTAAATATCAAGATGGCCGAGGAAATGGTCCATATTTTGATGAAAGGATTGCAAATTCTTGGTTGCCCAGTGAACCATCCTCAAGCTCATTCAGGAGTAAGACGTCTTCAGAAAGCTCTTGGGAGGGACCGTCTGCCAAATCTTCAAAATCAACTAGGGAAAAAAGAGGGAAGAAAAATACTTCCTCACTGCCATCAGCTGCTTATGGTAAGGGCAAGAATGTCTCAGATATTTCCTCTAATCTTGTGGATGATGAAAACAGACAACGGGCACCTCTGTCAACTACAGCATCTGATATGTCAGATAGAAGCACTGGGCTGCTCGCTGTTGCCCCTGTGCATGTTCCAAGGCAACCGGTGTCCGGTTCTGAAGTGGTTCGAACAAGTGGATCAGATTCTGTGTTACCCATGGCTCCAGTGCTTATAAGTCATGGTTCTCGCCAAAGAACAGGGGATAATTCTGGGGTTGTTCCATTGGCGTTCTATCCCACAGGGCCACCAGTACCATTTGTTACCATGCTTCCATTATATAATTTTCCCACTACTCAATCCTCTCACACACCAACAAGCAATTTCCATGTGGAAGATGCAGATAACAATGACCGTGGTCAGAGTTTTGATTCATCTGAGGTGCATGATCTGCCTGAGGTGTTGAGCTCTTCCAATTCTATGGGAAGAGCTGCTATTGACACAGTAGAGCCCACGCTTGACATTCTTAATGGTGACTTTGTTAGCCATTGGAAAAATTTGCAGTATGGGCGAATTTGTCAAAATTCACGCCAACCTGATTCTATTAACTATCCTTCATCTGTTGTGGTACCTCCTGTTTATTTGCAGAGTCGTTTTCCCTGGGATGGTCCTGGAAGACCACAGTCAGCTAATGTGAATCTTTTCACTCAGCTTATGAACTATGGGCCACATCTAGTGCCTGTTGCACCTCTCCATTCAGTTTCCAACAGACCAGCCAATATTTACCAACGATTCATAGATGACATACCACGGCATCGAAGTGGGACAGGAACCTACCTGCCAAATCCT AAGGTTTCTGTTCGGGATAGACATTCTACAAGCACCAGAAGGGGTAATAACAACTATGACAGAAGTGATCAGCATGGTGAGAGAGAAGGGAATTGGAATGTTAACTCAAAGTTGAGAACAAGTGGGCGTAACCATTACCGCAGTCAAGCTGAGAGATCAAGCTCAAGGCCGGAAAAGTTGCCAACAGGTGAGAGCCATTCTGAAAGATCGTGGGGTTCACATAGACCTGATTCTTTTGTTTCACACCAGAGTGGTCCTGTCCAGTTAAATACCTCGCAGAACAGTCTATCCAATTTGGCTTATGGAATGTACTCTCTACCGGGCTTGCGCCCCAGTGGGATATCATCAAATGGACCAACAATTCCACCTGTTGTAATGTGGTATTCATACGATCATAATGCTGGCTACGGCACACCAGCAGAACAGCTCGAATTTGGAACTCTAGGACCTATGGGTTTCCCTGGTGTCAATGAAGTATCGCTGATCAATGAGGGAAGCCAATCTGGTGGAGCTTTTGAGGAGCAAAGGTTTAATGGTGGCACTGCCCAACAATCGTCACCTGATCAACCTGCTTCACCCAAGTTCCGAAG GGGGCTTTGA